A single region of the Solwaraspora sp. WMMD791 genome encodes:
- a CDS encoding ABC transporter permease has product MFRFIVRRLLQLVPTLFGLSLLLFIWLHRLPGGPESAILGERGTPEMRAAIRRNLGLDEPILIQYGRFMKRLLQFDLGTSISTKREVTTEFLQRFPGTVELTIAAMVIAVGVGIPLGYLAARRRGTLLDHGSVVASLIGICIPVFFLAYVLKAIFAENLGWFPSSGRQDPRIDATRVTNFFVLDGLLTREWDASLDALWHLVLPGLALASIPLAIIVRITRASVLEVLGEDFVRTAQAKGLTERVVRRRHVLRNAMLPVATSIGLLTGGLLSGAVLTETVFAFGGIGAFVADAISQRDYPVLQGFIMIIALVYVLVNLLVDISYTFIDPRVRVR; this is encoded by the coding sequence GTGTTCCGCTTCATCGTCAGACGTCTGCTCCAACTCGTCCCCACCCTCTTCGGCCTGTCCCTGCTGCTGTTCATCTGGCTGCACCGGCTGCCCGGCGGCCCGGAGTCCGCGATCCTCGGTGAGCGCGGCACCCCGGAGATGCGCGCCGCGATCCGCCGCAACCTCGGGCTCGACGAGCCGATCCTGATCCAGTACGGCCGGTTCATGAAGCGGCTGCTGCAGTTCGACCTCGGTACGTCGATCTCCACCAAGCGGGAGGTCACCACCGAGTTCCTGCAGCGGTTCCCGGGTACGGTGGAGCTGACCATCGCGGCCATGGTGATCGCGGTGGGGGTCGGTATCCCGCTCGGCTACCTCGCGGCCCGCCGGCGCGGCACGCTGCTCGACCACGGCTCGGTCGTCGCGTCGCTGATCGGGATCTGCATCCCGGTCTTCTTCCTTGCTTACGTGCTGAAGGCGATCTTCGCCGAGAACCTCGGCTGGTTCCCGTCGAGCGGACGTCAGGATCCGCGTATCGACGCCACCCGGGTGACGAACTTCTTCGTCCTCGACGGACTGCTCACCCGGGAGTGGGACGCGTCGCTCGACGCCCTGTGGCACCTGGTCCTGCCCGGTCTGGCGTTGGCCAGCATCCCGTTGGCGATCATCGTGCGGATCACCCGGGCCAGCGTGCTGGAGGTGCTCGGCGAGGACTTCGTCCGGACCGCGCAGGCCAAGGGCCTCACCGAACGGGTGGTCCGGCGCCGGCACGTGCTGCGCAACGCGATGCTGCCGGTGGCCACCAGCATCGGCCTGCTGACCGGCGGGCTGCTGTCCGGCGCCGTACTGACCGAGACGGTCTTCGCCTTCGGCGGCATCGGCGCGTTCGTCGCCGACGCGATCAGCCAGCGCGACTACCCGGTGCTGCAGGGCTTCATCATGATCATCGCGCTGGTCTACGTGCTGGTGAACCTGCTGGTGGACATCTCATACACCTTCATCGACCCACGGGTGCGGGTCCGGTGA
- a CDS encoding HNH endonuclease family protein, with protein sequence MRTPQQRHLPTDRLPLRRAVVAVAAALALTATTGCESVDISLGAPSAAPPVDAPAAGSADEATALLDQLTVAAAGSMQGYSRDRFPHWSSAGSNCDVRDTVLERDGTAIELDGCNVVGGEWLSAFDGQSFTNPRDLDIDHIVPLANAWRSGADSWNDDQRREFANDLERPQLIAVSASSNRAKGDQDPSQWQPPNRDYWCQYAQDWITVKHYWELSVTQPEKATLADMLATCP encoded by the coding sequence GTGCGAACCCCTCAGCAACGACATCTGCCGACCGACCGACTTCCGCTGCGCCGGGCGGTGGTCGCGGTGGCCGCCGCCCTGGCGCTGACCGCGACCACCGGCTGCGAGTCCGTCGACATCTCTCTCGGCGCCCCGTCGGCCGCGCCACCGGTGGACGCACCGGCGGCCGGCTCGGCGGACGAGGCCACCGCCCTGCTCGACCAGTTGACGGTGGCGGCCGCCGGCAGCATGCAGGGCTACAGCCGGGACCGGTTCCCGCACTGGAGTTCCGCCGGCAGCAACTGCGACGTGCGCGACACCGTGCTGGAACGCGACGGCACGGCGATCGAGCTGGACGGCTGCAACGTGGTCGGCGGCGAATGGCTCAGCGCCTTCGACGGGCAGTCCTTCACCAACCCCCGCGATCTCGACATCGACCACATCGTGCCGCTGGCCAACGCGTGGCGCTCCGGCGCCGACAGCTGGAACGACGACCAGCGCCGCGAGTTCGCCAACGATCTGGAACGCCCGCAGCTGATCGCGGTTTCCGCGTCGTCCAACCGGGCAAAGGGAGACCAGGACCCCTCCCAGTGGCAGCCACCGAACCGGGACTACTGGTGCCAGTACGCCCAGGACTGGATCACGGTGAAGCACTACTGGGAACTGTCGGTGACCCAGCCGGAGAAGGCGACGTTGGCCGACATGTTGGCGACCTGCCCGTGA
- a CDS encoding oligopeptide/dipeptide ABC transporter ATP-binding protein — translation MSETLVEVRDLKVHFPISRGVLFDRVVGHVKAVDGVDLRIARGQTYGLVGESGCGKSTLGRAILQLTPPTAGEVVFDGVTLNRLPAAKLRTMRRRFQMIFQDPMSSLDPRQNVESILVEGLQAHGMGADRDDRRRIVVEALDAVGLPRWALSRYPHEFSGGQRQRIGIARALVLGPELIVADEPVSALDVSIQAQVINLLDELQIDRGLTYLVIAHDLAVVRHISDTIGVMYLGALVEEAPGDRLYQEPLHPYTRALLSAVPVPDPEVEDRRERILLAGDLPSPANPPAGCRFHTRCPWAQPTRCVDERPVLREIGASRVACHWAEQIAAGTIRPHQVTAQLVHPADGAAAPHTVSAPSEPESYV, via the coding sequence GTGAGTGAGACCCTGGTCGAGGTCCGCGACCTCAAGGTGCATTTCCCGATCAGCCGGGGCGTGCTGTTCGACCGGGTGGTCGGGCACGTCAAGGCGGTCGACGGAGTGGATCTGCGAATCGCCCGTGGCCAGACGTACGGGCTGGTCGGTGAGTCCGGCTGCGGCAAGTCGACGCTGGGCCGGGCGATCCTGCAGCTGACCCCGCCGACCGCCGGTGAGGTGGTCTTCGACGGGGTGACGCTGAACCGGTTGCCGGCGGCCAAGCTCCGCACGATGCGCCGCCGCTTCCAGATGATCTTCCAGGACCCGATGTCCAGCTTGGACCCCCGACAGAACGTCGAGTCGATCCTGGTCGAAGGGCTGCAGGCGCACGGCATGGGCGCCGACCGCGACGACCGGCGGCGGATCGTCGTCGAGGCCCTCGACGCGGTCGGGCTGCCCCGCTGGGCGCTGTCGCGCTACCCGCACGAGTTCTCCGGCGGGCAGCGCCAACGGATCGGCATCGCCCGCGCACTGGTGCTCGGCCCGGAGCTGATCGTCGCCGACGAACCGGTCTCCGCCCTCGACGTGTCGATCCAGGCCCAGGTGATCAACCTGCTCGACGAGCTGCAGATCGACCGGGGCCTGACCTACCTGGTCATCGCCCACGACCTGGCGGTGGTCCGGCACATCTCCGACACGATCGGCGTGATGTACCTGGGGGCATTGGTCGAGGAGGCTCCCGGCGACCGGCTCTACCAGGAACCGCTGCACCCGTACACCCGGGCGTTGCTGTCGGCGGTGCCGGTGCCGGACCCGGAGGTGGAGGACCGCCGGGAGCGGATCCTGCTCGCCGGTGACCTGCCCTCACCAGCGAACCCACCGGCCGGCTGCCGGTTTCACACCCGGTGCCCGTGGGCGCAGCCGACCCGCTGCGTCGACGAGCGTCCGGTGCTGCGGGAGATCGGTGCCTCCCGGGTGGCCTGCCACTGGGCGGAGCAGATCGCCGCCGGCACCATACGCCCGCACCAGGTGACCGCGCAGCTGGTGCACCCGGCCGACGGCGCGGCGGCGCCGCACACCGTGTCGGCCCCGAGCGAACCCGAGTCGTACGTCTGA
- a CDS encoding ABC transporter permease translates to MSDLLNPGRKKEKLDRLAELSAVHDDERGVSLWQEALRRLRRNPAAIVGAAILGVFLLVALVGPFLVPYDPVAQLWKDEIRESQAYYPGPRAENWFGVDHLGRDEFSRMIVGARQTLLVGVVATLIGLTVGALIGGLAGAAAGLGGRWGRWIDTVLMRIVDMLLAMPSLLLAISIAALLGASLTTVMIAVGVVSVPVFARLLRGSMLAQANSDYVVAATSLGVRRSKIAVAHILPNSLAPVIVQSTLTLATAIIEVAALSFLGLGNPDASIPEWGVMLADAQRYLDAAPRLAILPALGIIVTALGFTLLGEAMREALDPKLRK, encoded by the coding sequence ATGAGCGACCTGCTGAACCCGGGGCGCAAGAAGGAGAAGCTCGACCGGCTCGCCGAGCTGTCGGCGGTGCACGACGACGAACGCGGGGTGAGCCTCTGGCAGGAGGCGCTGCGCCGGCTGCGGCGCAACCCGGCGGCGATCGTCGGCGCGGCCATCCTCGGCGTGTTCCTGCTGGTCGCGCTGGTCGGACCGTTCCTGGTGCCGTACGACCCGGTGGCGCAGCTGTGGAAGGACGAGATCCGCGAGTCGCAGGCCTACTACCCGGGTCCGCGCGCCGAGAACTGGTTCGGCGTGGACCACCTCGGCCGCGACGAGTTCAGCCGGATGATCGTCGGAGCCCGGCAGACCCTGCTCGTCGGGGTCGTCGCCACCCTGATCGGGCTGACCGTCGGCGCGCTGATCGGTGGCCTGGCCGGTGCGGCCGCCGGGCTCGGTGGGCGCTGGGGGCGCTGGATCGACACCGTCCTGATGCGGATCGTGGACATGCTGCTGGCCATGCCGAGCCTGCTACTGGCGATCAGCATCGCCGCGCTGCTCGGTGCCAGCCTGACCACGGTGATGATCGCCGTCGGGGTGGTCTCGGTGCCGGTCTTCGCCCGGCTGCTGCGCGGCTCGATGCTCGCCCAGGCCAACAGCGACTACGTGGTGGCGGCGACCTCGTTGGGCGTACGGCGGTCGAAGATCGCGGTGGCCCACATCCTGCCGAACTCGCTCGCCCCGGTGATCGTGCAGTCCACCCTCACCCTGGCCACGGCGATCATCGAAGTGGCGGCACTGTCCTTCCTCGGCCTGGGCAACCCGGACGCGTCGATTCCCGAGTGGGGGGTGATGCTGGCCGACGCGCAGCGTTACCTGGACGCGGCACCCCGGCTGGCGATCCTGCCCGCGCTGGGCATCATCGTCACCGCGTTGGGCTTCACCCTGCTGGGTGAGGCGATGCGGGAAGCCCTCGACCCGAAACTGCGGAAGTGA
- a CDS encoding ABC transporter ATP-binding protein produces the protein MALLDVDELAVTFTRRGQRTVHAVDGVSFSVDAGEVTGLVGESGCGKSVTSLAIMGLLPAGKGVQVSGRATFDGTDLLRLAPRAMRDVRGRDVAMIFQDPLSSLNPVVPIGVQVTEVLVRHRGMRGDAARTEAAHLLDRVGIPDPTRRLKEYPHQLSGGMRQRALIAMAVACQPRLLIADEPTTALDVTIQAQILELLKDLVRESGTALVMITHDLGVVAGMCDTVNVLYGGRVVETARRRPLFAAPRHPYTVGLLGSIPRLDAGHGRRLQPIPGSVRDLLPWPDGCAFAPRCDRRVDDCLGAAPALRRDAGGHAFRCVNPPATDPAEATR, from the coding sequence ATGGCGCTGCTCGACGTGGATGAACTGGCGGTCACCTTCACCCGCCGGGGCCAGCGGACCGTGCACGCGGTCGACGGGGTCTCCTTCTCGGTCGACGCCGGCGAGGTGACCGGCCTGGTCGGCGAGTCCGGCTGCGGCAAGAGCGTGACCTCGCTGGCCATCATGGGCCTGCTTCCGGCCGGCAAGGGGGTGCAGGTGAGCGGTCGGGCCACGTTCGACGGCACCGACCTGCTGCGACTGGCGCCCCGGGCGATGCGCGACGTCCGGGGCCGCGACGTGGCGATGATCTTCCAGGACCCGCTCTCCTCGCTGAACCCGGTGGTGCCGATCGGGGTGCAGGTCACCGAGGTGCTGGTCCGCCACCGGGGGATGCGCGGCGACGCGGCCCGTACCGAGGCGGCGCACCTGCTGGACCGGGTCGGCATCCCGGACCCGACCCGTCGGCTCAAGGAGTACCCGCATCAGCTCTCCGGAGGGATGCGCCAGCGGGCGCTGATCGCGATGGCGGTCGCCTGCCAGCCCCGGCTGCTGATCGCCGACGAACCGACCACCGCGCTGGACGTGACCATCCAGGCGCAGATCCTGGAACTGCTCAAGGACCTGGTACGCGAGTCGGGTACCGCCCTGGTCATGATCACGCACGATCTCGGGGTGGTCGCCGGCATGTGCGACACGGTCAACGTGCTCTACGGCGGCCGGGTGGTCGAGACGGCCCGCCGACGGCCGCTGTTCGCCGCGCCCCGGCATCCGTACACCGTCGGTCTGCTCGGCTCCATCCCCCGGCTGGACGCCGGCCACGGACGGCGACTGCAACCGATCCCCGGTTCGGTGCGTGACCTGCTGCCCTGGCCGGACGGATGCGCCTTCGCGCCGCGCTGCGACCGCCGCGTCGACGACTGCCTCGGTGCCGCGCCCGCGTTGCGGCGCGACGCTGGCGGGCACGCGTTCCGCTGTGTCAATCCACCCGCGACCGACCCGGCGGAGGCCACCCGGTGA